One stretch of Candidatus Nitrosotenuis cloacae DNA includes these proteins:
- the glyA gene encoding serine hydroxymethyltransferase, with protein sequence MAKSATKASYKKILSDLQEHNKWFENSIPLIASENVPSPAVKEALLSDFGNRYAEGWPGERVYAGCVYIDKVEIECMNLAKKLYKAKFADVRPISGVVANLAVYSAFTNPGDVMIAPSIPAGGHISHGKKEHSGTAGLVHGLDIEFYPFDADEMTIDVDKTKAKVEELKAANRLPKMAMFGGSLFLFPHPVKELSDFLKGYNIHINYDAAHVAGLIAGGQFQDPLREGADTMTMSTHKTLFGPQGGLVLGREEHAEPIKKATFPGLTSSHHIHHMAAKAIAFAEALEFGKQYAKDVIKNAKALADALSDAGFKVLGEKRGYTKSHQIAVNVLDYSDGGKVEADLEKANIIVNRQLIPGDIKAGRNYFHPGGIRLGVSELTRLGMKSAEMKEIAGYIKNIVIEKKDPKKLAAKVKSFRKDYQKVHYCFDNKLGAYEYVKLR encoded by the coding sequence ATGGCAAAGTCTGCAACCAAGGCTTCCTACAAAAAAATTCTCTCAGATCTGCAAGAGCACAACAAGTGGTTTGAAAATTCCATTCCATTGATCGCAAGCGAAAATGTGCCTAGCCCTGCAGTAAAGGAGGCATTGCTTTCGGATTTTGGTAATCGTTATGCCGAGGGCTGGCCAGGCGAGCGCGTCTATGCAGGCTGCGTATACATCGATAAAGTAGAGATTGAATGCATGAATTTGGCAAAAAAACTCTACAAGGCAAAGTTTGCAGATGTCAGACCCATTTCTGGTGTTGTAGCTAATTTGGCAGTTTATTCCGCATTTACAAATCCAGGCGATGTAATGATTGCACCATCAATTCCTGCAGGCGGTCACATTTCTCATGGTAAAAAGGAGCATTCCGGAACTGCCGGTCTGGTTCACGGACTGGATATCGAATTTTATCCATTTGATGCTGATGAGATGACCATAGATGTGGACAAGACAAAGGCAAAGGTAGAGGAGCTCAAAGCAGCAAACCGACTACCAAAGATGGCAATGTTTGGCGGCTCGCTCTTTTTGTTCCCACACCCAGTAAAGGAGCTATCTGATTTTCTCAAAGGGTATAACATTCACATCAATTATGATGCGGCACATGTTGCTGGCTTGATTGCTGGTGGACAGTTCCAAGACCCATTACGGGAGGGAGCCGACACCATGACTATGAGTACGCACAAGACACTCTTTGGTCCGCAGGGAGGCCTAGTCCTTGGAAGAGAAGAGCATGCAGAGCCAATCAAAAAGGCAACTTTCCCAGGTCTGACATCTAGTCATCACATTCATCATATGGCGGCAAAGGCAATTGCATTTGCAGAGGCCCTAGAGTTTGGCAAGCAGTACGCAAAGGATGTCATAAAAAACGCAAAGGCATTAGCTGATGCACTGTCTGATGCAGGATTCAAGGTCTTGGGAGAAAAGCGAGGCTATACCAAATCACACCAAATTGCAGTAAATGTTTTGGATTATTCCGATGGCGGTAAAGTAGAAGCTGATCTAGAAAAAGCAAACATCATTGTAAACAGACAATTAATTCCAGGCGACATCAAGGCAGGCCGTAACTATTTCCACCCAGGCGGAATCAGACTTGGAGTATCAGAGCTAACCAGACTAGGCATGAAAAGCGCAGAAATGAAAGAGATTGCCGGCTACATCAAGAATATAGTCATTGAGAAAAAGGATCCAAAAAAGCTAGCAGCCAAGGTCAAGTCATTTAGAAAGGACTATCAAAAAGTGCACTATTGTTTTGATAACAAACTTGGTGCCTACGAATACGTAAAGCTGCGCTAG